TTCGACCCGTCCACGGTTATCTTCACGGCGTCCGCCTTCGACAGCACCATGTCCCTGAACGATAGCAGCCCCTGCGACTCGCCCGATCCATTAAGTATATCTGTTATAGTTGTGTTATCTGTTATAGCCCCTTCGCAGAGCATGTCACTGATATCCGTCAAGGCCGCCGCCGTGTCGAAAGAGCCCGAATCTATGTCCAGTCCGAGCCCCCACACCGGGTTCGAGAGAATGCTCTCCACTGCCCTTACGACGTTCGTCTCCGCAGTAAGGCCGTTAACGTCCGCGTATATAGCATCCGTGCTCCCCGAAGTCCCGAGCCGCTTCTTGAAGCGGATGAACGCCAGCCCCTCGTACGGCGAAGCCTGCGAGCCGTCGTAAAACCTCCACTCCCTCAATCGATAGTCGCTCCCCGAGTTCGGCGTCGGGCTCCACGACGCGTTGACAGTAACCCTGTTATTTGCCGAATCGTACGCCGTCACGTGCCTTATCTGCCCCGCACCCGTCCCGGCCGTGATCTCCACCCACCAATACCTATACCACCCGTCGGGCCGCCTGTCCCCGGCTTCGAGGGTAAGCGTCGTCGAAGTCGCGGGCGCAGCGTCCCCCTCTATATCGTCCAGCGCCTGGTCTTCCCTATAAATGGTGAAAACGTCCGTGAAGTTCCCTCCGCCGAGCCCCTCACCCTCGCCGATTATGTAATCGTACTCACGCGCCGCCTCGTCCGCCTTTATATAAAGGAGCGGCACTTTTACAGACCTGCCGAAGATCACCGGCACCGGCCTCCCGAGGTCGTTCGCGACCACGACGTCGTCAAAGCCCGAATCCGCCTCCTTCTCCACTTCGACGACGTCATTGAGCGTCCGGCGCGGAAGCTCCTCGGTCAGTGCAACGGCGTCCATGTCCTCGATACTGACAGTGCATCTGTGCGACAACGTCCACTCCGTCACACGTCCCTTCCATTCCCGAACGTCCCCGGTTTCGCTCACAAAGAAAAGACGCACGTAAGCGTCCGTCAGGTCAAGCGAGCTTATAAGCCCGTCGGAATTGTCGAGCGAGAGAGTAACACGCTGAAACCCCATAATGCCGAACCTCTCTCCGAGCTCCGCCTCTTCGAGACGAGGCATCTCCAGGAGCCGCCTCTCGAAAAACGCCCCCTCCGGAAACGCCCCGGACGGCATCTCCGAGCTGTTCACCTCGGCGTAGATCGTCGGATACTCGTGATCGCTCCTCGCCTCCAGGAAATCTATCGACCACTTGAAGCTATAGTCGGAAATGATTATCGAGCCCGCGCCCTGCACGGCAATCTGCGACTGCCCTTCGAGCGCGGAAACGCCCCTTATCTCTCCAGTGCCTTGAACGCCGACTTCCGCCCCGCCGAGGAGCGCCGCCAAACCGCCGGCAATCGTACCAGTCGCATCGATCTCAACCCCCGCCGCACCTGTGAGCTCATGGTCGAGGTTAATCTGTCCCTGCCCCTGTATGTCCACAGCGCCGGTGCCTGATAGATCGATAAGTGCAAAAGGCTCCACACCTAACGCGAGATAATGAAACGTGTTATTCGCAAACTGTCTTTGATATTGGAAACTTGTATTGTTTGCCGGGGCGCGCATAAGCACGTTGTTGTCTTCTGAACTATCCCCGTTCGTGTCGTGGGCTAATACATGCGAATTCTGCGCGTAGGGTATGCCGTTGAACGAGCTGCATCCCCCCGCCGACGCCGCGAACCCCACCCCCGTACAGGTATTCTGGTTACCGCTCACCTGCGGATTTCCGTACCCGATAGATAGGGCCTGCCCCCCCGTCCCCCCGCCGCTCCCCGTCGAGCTAACCCCGCGCCCGGAAAACAATACTGCACGGGGGGACTGGTCTGCCAGGTTGATGTTACTCGCCGTCGAAGTTGCGGTTGCTTCCCCTACTTTTGCCTTTAGTCCGCTTCCTCCTAAGTGGATATATCCGAAGTGATACGTGCTTCCCGCCACAGTTGACCAGTTAAGGCGAAATGTCGAGGCCCCGGACGGGTTGTGAGTCGAAAAAAACGCCCCGAAAGAGGTCGAGCCCGCCGAGTTACCAGCTTCTATAGCAAAAGAATTGCTCTGCCTCCACGCAACGGTATTAGTACTGTCCTGAACAAAGAGCGCACGCGACCTCGAATTGCCGTTGTTGTCGGAAAACCCAATCCCGTACCCGAAACTGTCTAGCGTGCTATTAAGCGACGTAATCCCGCCGCCGTTCCACGTTATTAGAGCCTTCCCGTCTGCTACGCCGGTATAGTCCTGATTCCCCGTAGAGGTCGGTACCGTTCCGGTATCTACTCGGGCGCTAAAATCGTCCCCGCCTATCAGGAGATAATACATCTTCGTCGGCAGGCCGCTTGCGCTCAAAAAATTCAGCGTGAAACTGGACGAACTCCAGGACGAAAGCGACGCCCTTTTGACGGTGTTCCCGTTTGACGGATTCATTTGAAACAGGCACCCGGAGGTATAAAGAAGCCTTTTGGCCGTATAGTTCGAGCCGCCGTCCTCGCTCGCCCCGACTCCGCACCACTCCCGGGTTCCATCCGCCGCGCCGAATGCCATAGAGCCTTCGCCCGCGTGGAAAGCGTTGTATTCGTTGCCGCCAAAAGGCAGGTTGTCAAATATTTGGCTCGGCGTAAGTAGAATCAGGAGCTTAGGCGTAACCCCTAGATTGTGGTTGACAACAAGACTCCCCGCCGACGTGCGGCAATCAAACGACCCAAAATCAAAAGCTGGCATTAATTACCCCCCGGCGTAACGTGCTCGCAGTTATGGATTGAACCTGTGGAAAAGCCATTTTTCACCTCACACTGCAGTAATAACTAATCCACCATCGATCACTTTATACTCGTCACCGTTCAGCACCTCGGCCGGGCTGTCCCACTCCCCGAACACGAGCACGTTCCCCGAGCTCGATGCATCGTAAAGCCGCCACTCCTCCGTCGTTCCGAGGTCTGCGCCCGCCGTGCCGTAATCCTCCTCGTCGGCGTTCGCTATCTCCTTCGACGACGCCGGGTCGAAGTCGGTTTCGCTCCTCGCATACCCGCCGCCGGTGAACTCGTCCCCGTTGTCATCCACCACCGCCAGATAAACGCTCGACGGCATCGTGTAGGACGAAACCCCCAGCATGTGATTCACGATCAGCGGCTTCAGGTAGTCCGAGAAGTTATCCTGCGCGATGATCTCTATCGCCTCGTCCAGTATCTTTGGCGTGGTCCCGGTCGGAAAATTCCTCGTCGGAATCGAGAACCCGAATATGAAATTCCCGCTCGTCTCCGCGTCCCAGATGCCCACGTGCGTCACGGTTATCCCGCCCGCCGGCGCCTCGTCGAACGTTATGTCCCCGTCGTTCGTCGCGGGCACGCCTGCCGACGCCGCGTTCCATCCCGTGGCCGGCTGCTTCCTCACATATCCCGAGTAATCGTGCTCGTTCGCGCCGTTCAGCCCCGGGTCCCCGTCGTGTATCGACACGTAAACCGTCGGCATCGTCCACGACGCCCTCCCCGTCACGTGATCCAGTATCTTGTTAGCTCCGTATGTTCCTAGTGCCATAAAGCTCCGTCCTCCTTTTGCCCGAAGGCAGGTTTCAAAAATCTATCCTTTGTCTTTGTTCTTCCCCCCCTTAGAAAAAGGCCTGTCGCGGCGCTTGTCGGGGCGTAGCGCTGCGAAGCCTGATAGCCTCGCGTAGCCGGAGGGGTCATGGGGGATTTATCTTTTCCGTCCTCATACCTTCCCCCCTCCCTCCTGCGGGAGAGGGATAAAGGGTGAGGGGGCACCTTATACTTGTCATTCCCAACAATTCCGAACGAGTGAGGAATTGGACGCCGTTATCCTACTGCACAAACGTTTATCCAGTACCGCTCGCAACTTACTTTCTTTAGCAATAATGCTTGCTTGTCGGTCGAAGCCTTTTTATCGGTCGAAGCTTTGGCGTAGTCCGAGGCGTAGTCCGAGGCGAAGTCCGAGGCGGAGTCCGATATAGGGAAGCCATTCTTTATAATTAGTCATCCTGAACTACGATTTCGAGCGAGCGAGGAATTGAGAGCCCTTGGCCGATTGCAAGAAAGTCCTTCCAGTACTGCTCAATAGCAACTCAAACCAAAACTTTCAGGATCTCGCTTTTATCCTTTGTCTTTCCATCTATCTTTTATCCCCCCTACACCACCACCTCGAACAGCACCGTCCCGAAATCCGCCGTATTCACCCCCGGCGCGCTCACGCTCGCCCGGAGCTCCCCCGTTTTCTTCACGAGATACGCCTGCCAGCTCTCCCCGAGGTTAAAGTCCAGGAACAGCGTCGCCGTCGTGTCACGCAGGAGCCCCGCGGCCTCTTCGACCTGCGGTCCGCGCATGTTGGTAAGCGCCTCCGTCTTTAGCGCGAACGATATCATCATCGGCGGCATGATCCCGAGCTTTATACGCTCGCTCCGCCCCGTCGGAAACTGGTTCACGACGACGTTGCTGTCGGGGATAGCATACTCCAGCGGATACTCCACCCACGTCGCCGCGTCGAGCTCCGCAACGTTAACGGGCACGCAGAACGTCCCGATCCTGAAGTAATCCGCCCCGTCCACGGGCGACTGCGCCGGTATGTATATTCCCAGGTACCGTTTCGACGTCAGGGTCAGATTATCGACCCGCCTGTAAACGCCGTGCATCGGGTCCATCTCGACCGCCCTCTCCCCGCCGACGTCCGCCCACCCGCTTGCGCCGTCAGCCGACTCCTGGTACTTGAACGCCGCAAAATTCACCCAGTCGAGGTACGCCGTAATGTCCGTCCTCGCCTCGCCCAGGTCGATCACCACCCTCTGCGCCGACGCGACTGTAGCAGACCGCCACGCCCTCTGCGGCGACACCCTCGTCACGATATTCGACGCCGGGAACTCCGCCGCCTCGCTCGTCGCCGACTCCACCGCCACATCCATAAACCCCTTCGCCAATCTTCTATTCGCCATTCCGCCTCTCTCTTTATTCTCTGTCATTCCCGCGCTTGTCGCGGCGTAGCCTCGTGTAGCCGGAGGGTCTGTGGGGATTTGCAAACCGTGTCCCCGTCCCTGCGGCTCGCAGCCGCACGCAATCGAAGTAGCAGCGCTTCACGTGATTTTAGCAACTTCGGCGCTACGTCGAAAATCCCATCATATTGCAAGCCGCCACACGCGGCGCAGCAATAC
This window of the Thermodesulfobacteriota bacterium genome carries:
- a CDS encoding fibronectin type III domain-containing protein, producing the protein MAFGAADGTREWCGVGASEDGGSNYTAKRLLYTSGCLFQMNPSNGNTVKRASLSSWSSSSFTLNFLSASGLPTKMYYLLIGGDDFSARVDTGTVPTSTGNQDYTGVADGKALITWNGGGITSLNSTLDSFGYGIGFSDNNGNSRSRALFVQDSTNTVAWRQSNSFAIEAGNSAGSTSFGAFFSTHNPSGASTFRLNWSTVAGSTYHFGYIHLGGSGLKAKVGEATATSTASNINLADQSPRAVLFSGRGVSSTGSGGGTGGQALSIGYGNPQVSGNQNTCTGVGFAASAGGCSSFNGIPYAQNSHVLAHDTNGDSSEDNNVLMRAPANNTSFQYQRQFANNTFHYLALGVEPFALIDLSGTGAVDIQGQGQINLDHELTGAAGVEIDATGTIAGGLAALLGGAEVGVQGTGEIRGVSALEGQSQIAVQGAGSIIISDYSFKWSIDFLEARSDHEYPTIYAEVNSSEMPSGAFPEGAFFERRLLEMPRLEEAELGERFGIMGFQRVTLSLDNSDGLISSLDLTDAYVRLFFVSETGDVREWKGRVTEWTLSHRCTVSIEDMDAVALTEELPRRTLNDVVEVEKEADSGFDDVVVANDLGRPVPVIFGRSVKVPLLYIKADEAAREYDYIIGEGEGLGGGNFTDVFTIYREDQALDDIEGDAAPATSTTLTLEAGDRRPDGWYRYWWVEITAGTGAGQIRHVTAYDSANNRVTVNASWSPTPNSGSDYRLREWRFYDGSQASPYEGLAFIRFKKRLGTSGSTDAIYADVNGLTAETNVVRAVESILSNPVWGLGLDIDSGSFDTAAALTDISDMLCEGAITDNTTITDILNGSGESQGLLSFRDMVLSKADAVKITVDGSKPPAHGFGLGDETGWNNILTGSPEITHQHSGERVKNLKVRYRKNNKESDLYLHEIERQSGAGGVDRALTLPFVHDHETADRWLDYRRKRLAAAVRRMAIETGQEGGSVRRGERVTVSVPTLGLEGSAWEVAAVSSTPAGSNSLTLVPYSAAPYTYVPVTDEGGELPSDESFDIAPDYTQTMPDPVTGVAVTMSMGIVGFTAHPFALITWTPPEDNYSGAVVSVKLHSDGVAAYRSAGTFPTSARIEGLVPGQVYDFLIESLNATGELKGLGVVADNSGSGYVAGGDSTAPAAPAGLSGDSKFGRLIWTWNGNTETDVSHYEVEIYTSSSGGSPVIKDVVTHLNDSSFTPRYEIEINTGSLTSTVTRWLRVRAKDHSGNPVSSSSGWTSRVSAGTGDILQNDIENDEITNKVEAVVSSIALSPSGTTIISTSITKRSGTRIRVEFSMSIETGTGFSSWSHQLRRGVSTIQNPFAASSFPSNGTGGASGVYVDNISSSGTFTYSVVLNFGASGNTGRNLNLRLLELRR